The following are from one region of the Oncorhynchus nerka isolate Pitt River linkage group LG8, Oner_Uvic_2.0, whole genome shotgun sequence genome:
- the LOC115107046 gene encoding mitochondrial inner membrane protease ATP23 homolog has translation MDQNKPQEEDYGYNLFPERNSGKFQKGSIAESLFTFNHKCQVMLQFAMETSPYAKLLLGAMKSSGCAVYKDRHFSCEDCDGTVSGGFDATSSQIVLCQNNIHQQSHMNRVVTHELIHAFDHCRAHVDWFNNFKHLACSEIRAANLSGDCSFHNEVSRFNFGLKKHHQECVRGRALRSILAVRKVSREEAEKVVDEVFDTCFNDHAPFGRIPHDKKDANFAYRDFENRDRYYANL, from the exons ATGGATCAAAATAAACCGCAAGAAGAGGACTATGGATATAACCTATTCCCGGAGAGGAATTCGGGAAAGTTCCAAAAGGGATCGATAGCAGAAAGCTTGTTCACTTTCAATCACAAATGTCAGGTCATGCTACAATTCGCAATGGAAACAA GTCCATATGCAAAGCTTCTCCTTGGAGCCATGAAAAGCTCAGGATG TGCAGTGTACAAAGATAGACATTTCTCCTGTGAAGACTGTGATGGGACTGTCAGTGGTGGTTTTGATGCAACATCATCACAA ATTGTTTTGTGTCAGAATAATATTCACCAGCAGTCCCACATGAACCGAGTGGTTACACATGAGCTCATCCATGCCTTTGACCACTGCCGGGCGCATGTGGATTGGTTTAACAACTTCAAGCACTTGGCCTGCTCAGAG ATTCGAGCAGCCAATCTCAGTGGGGATTGCTCCTTCCACAATGAAGTATCCAGGTTCAACTTTGGCCTCAAGAAGCACCATCAG GAATGTGTTCGGGGACGTGCCTTGCGCTCCATCCTTGCTGTTAGGAAGGTGAGccgagaggaggcagagaaagtgGTGGACGAGGTATTCGATACCTGCTTCAATGACCACGCCCCCTTTGGCCGCATCCCACATGACAAGAAGGATGCCAATTTTGCCTACAGAGATTTTGAGAACCGAGATCGGTATTACGCAAACCTTTAA